Proteins from one Terriglobia bacterium genomic window:
- a CDS encoding carbohydrate kinase, translated as MHLLGYDLGSSSVKASILDAETGTCLASSFYPKAEMEILSSRPGWAEQEPSVWWANLVLATREALQQSGIKQGSIGGIGISYQMHGLVIVDHKKRVLRPSIIWCDSRAVEIGSKAFREIGPDVCLHNLLNSPGNFTASKLKWVKDNEPDLYSMIWKIMLPGDYAAMRMTGEACTTASGLSEGILWDFRSNGISRTVLDYYGFDPSFIPELVPTFATQGRLLAAVAHELGLDAGIPVAYRAGDQPNNAFSLNVLNPGEIGATAGTSGVVYGVTGDTTCDRRSRVNIFAHVNHQPDEPRLGVLLCINGTGILNSWIKKNMFEPMDYSAMNDLAAGVAPGSKGLMILPFGNGAERMLGNADISCMISNLNFNVHDKAHFARAAQESVVFSFKYGIEIMEILNIRPSVIRAGHANMFLSPLFRQSLADLTGAAIELYNTDGSQGAARGAGIGAGIYKSPLEAFAGLHRILTVQPDEDGGRILSAAYQKWLELLEQQLERKM; from the coding sequence ATGCACTTACTAGGCTATGACCTGGGCAGTTCGTCGGTCAAGGCCAGCATCCTGGATGCAGAAACCGGCACATGCCTCGCCTCCTCTTTCTATCCCAAGGCAGAAATGGAGATCCTGTCGTCGAGGCCCGGCTGGGCCGAGCAGGAACCTTCGGTCTGGTGGGCCAATCTGGTGCTGGCCACCCGTGAGGCGCTGCAACAATCGGGGATCAAGCAGGGAAGCATAGGCGGCATCGGAATCTCTTACCAGATGCATGGCCTCGTGATAGTGGATCATAAGAAGCGGGTATTGCGCCCCTCCATTATATGGTGTGACAGCAGGGCGGTAGAAATCGGCAGCAAAGCTTTCAGGGAGATCGGCCCTGACGTCTGTCTGCACAACCTTCTGAATTCGCCCGGGAATTTCACGGCATCCAAGCTGAAATGGGTGAAGGACAACGAGCCGGACCTCTATTCGATGATCTGGAAGATCATGCTTCCCGGCGACTACGCTGCCATGCGAATGACCGGGGAAGCATGCACGACCGCTTCGGGCCTGTCCGAGGGAATCCTCTGGGATTTCCGTTCGAACGGGATTTCGCGGACTGTCCTGGATTATTACGGGTTCGATCCTTCGTTCATTCCGGAACTGGTGCCGACTTTCGCAACGCAGGGCAGGCTTCTGGCCGCGGTCGCGCACGAGCTGGGGCTGGATGCCGGCATTCCGGTAGCTTATCGCGCGGGTGATCAGCCGAACAACGCCTTCTCGCTGAATGTCCTGAATCCTGGAGAGATCGGCGCAACGGCCGGGACTTCCGGTGTCGTCTACGGAGTGACCGGAGATACCACGTGCGACCGCCGGAGCCGGGTCAATATCTTCGCCCACGTGAACCATCAGCCGGACGAACCGAGGCTTGGGGTGCTTCTCTGCATCAACGGCACAGGCATCCTGAATTCCTGGATCAAAAAAAACATGTTTGAACCAATGGATTACTCCGCCATGAATGATCTAGCAGCAGGCGTGGCTCCCGGCTCGAAGGGCCTTATGATCCTGCCCTTCGGAAACGGGGCCGAGCGCATGCTGGGGAATGCAGATATCTCCTGCATGATCTCAAACCTGAACTTCAATGTTCACGACAAGGCTCATTTCGCGAGGGCAGCCCAGGAAAGTGTCGTGTTCTCCTTCAAGTACGGCATCGAGATCATGGAGATCCTCAACATCCGCCCGTCGGTGATCCGGGCAGGCCATGCCAACATGTTCCTCAGCCCGCTCTTCCGGCAGTCACTGGCAGATCTCACGGGTGCGGCGATTGAGCTCTACAACACCGACGGATCCCAAGGTGCGGCCCGGGGTGCGGGCATCGGGGCCGGAATCTACAAGTCCCCCTTGGAGGCTTTTGCGGGCCTACATCGCATCCTGACCGTCCAGCCTGACGAGGACGGCGGCCGGATTCTCTCCGCAGCATACCAGAAGTGGCTTGAGCTCCTGGAACAACAACTCGAGCGGAAAATGTAG
- a CDS encoding response regulator, with amino-acid sequence MTDAAATDILLVEDNPGDVILFSEAVEAAKMTANVHVVGDGLAAMRYLRREGDYVGMPRPDVVVLDLDLPLKSGHEVLAELRAEPAMTGTPVAVFTTSGSEAAICKGYTDGLCRFFTKTGDFGKLRHIVKQIEEFAIAVRYSRPKNP; translated from the coding sequence ATGACTGACGCTGCTGCCACGGACATTCTGCTGGTTGAGGACAACCCAGGCGACGTCATCCTCTTTTCGGAGGCTGTCGAGGCTGCCAAAATGACCGCCAATGTGCATGTGGTAGGCGATGGGCTGGCGGCCATGAGATACCTGCGCAGGGAAGGCGACTATGTCGGCATGCCCCGCCCGGACGTGGTCGTCCTGGACCTGGACTTGCCCCTGAAATCCGGCCATGAAGTGCTCGCTGAGTTAAGGGCCGAGCCGGCTATGACGGGAACTCCGGTAGCCGTTTTCACCACCTCCGGGTCCGAGGCCGCCATTTGCAAAGGCTACACCGACGGTCTATGCAGGTTCTTTACCAAAACCGGGGATTTCGGCAAGCTCCGCCACATCGTCAAGCAGATTGAGGAGTTTGCAATCGCGGTCAGGTATTCCCGCCCCAAAAATCCGTGA
- a CDS encoding Zn-dependent exopeptidase M28, giving the protein MLSTHGVARPIAFQAQAVSGAQSGAGSAGEDPVRPLVGRLDLEKYKATIKGLTQFGDRRQGTDRNRAANDWIEAQLKSYGCSDVGRIKYEYAPAARAGGAGEAGRGAGVTSGGGRGAAGAAAGGAGRGGAGATGAQTAAAQGRGRGSANPVKGNRGPTGVNNDPAKQPDPKIRELDMQPSTPGQREEVYCTKIGSTHPEEMYILGGHMDGIGYGEAANDNASGVALVMELARIFSAPDVKTDRSIRFVLWNNEETGLNGARTYVEQRGPLQGKEDPPGSGKYPEPKWLGMVQHDMMLYDHGMPGPDGKLPAEQRAEADVNIEFAAAAKMGAQAQELAWVFKNANDRYATDYPAVVGNRMSNTDSAAFQDLVAAISLREAERLSQVGSGWDPHWHQPTDVFTTFSDKDFRLGLNAAQTTLAAIAQLAGAKLK; this is encoded by the coding sequence ATGTTGAGCACCCACGGCGTGGCCCGCCCCATAGCGTTCCAGGCACAGGCGGTTTCAGGGGCGCAGTCCGGCGCCGGCAGTGCCGGAGAGGACCCGGTGCGGCCGCTGGTCGGCCGACTCGACCTCGAGAAGTACAAGGCCACCATCAAGGGCTTGACCCAGTTCGGCGACCGCCGCCAGGGCACAGACCGTAATCGGGCCGCGAACGATTGGATTGAGGCTCAACTTAAGAGTTACGGCTGCTCCGACGTCGGGCGGATCAAATACGAGTATGCTCCCGCGGCGCGGGCCGGCGGGGCGGGCGAAGCGGGTCGCGGCGCCGGGGTCACATCTGGAGGCGGCAGGGGTGCCGCAGGTGCCGCGGCAGGGGGCGCCGGCCGCGGGGGCGCCGGAGCGACCGGCGCCCAGACGGCGGCAGCGCAAGGGCGTGGTCGAGGGAGCGCGAATCCCGTCAAGGGAAACCGCGGGCCCACCGGCGTGAACAACGACCCTGCCAAACAACCCGATCCGAAGATCCGCGAGCTCGATATGCAGCCGTCAACCCCGGGGCAGCGCGAGGAGGTTTATTGCACGAAAATCGGCTCGACACACCCGGAAGAGATGTATATCCTCGGCGGCCACATGGACGGCATCGGCTACGGGGAAGCTGCTAACGACAACGCGTCGGGTGTAGCCCTCGTGATGGAGTTGGCCCGCATCTTCAGCGCTCCCGATGTCAAGACCGACCGGTCGATCCGTTTCGTTTTATGGAACAACGAGGAGACGGGCCTCAACGGCGCGCGGACCTATGTGGAGCAGCGCGGGCCGTTACAGGGCAAGGAGGATCCGCCCGGGTCGGGCAAGTACCCGGAACCGAAATGGCTCGGTATGGTTCAGCACGACATGATGCTGTACGATCACGGGATGCCCGGTCCGGACGGCAAACTCCCCGCGGAGCAGCGTGCCGAAGCCGACGTGAACATCGAGTTCGCTGCCGCGGCGAAAATGGGAGCCCAGGCTCAGGAACTTGCCTGGGTGTTCAAGAATGCGAACGACCGTTACGCGACGGACTACCCGGCGGTCGTGGGCAACCGCATGAGCAACACCGACTCCGCGGCGTTCCAGGACCTCGTCGCAGCCATCAGTCTGCGCGAGGCCGAAAGGCTGAGCCAGGTGGGAAGCGGTTGGGACCCGCACTGGCACCAGCCGACGGACGTCTTCACGACTTTTTCAGACAAGGACTTCCGTCTCGGCCTGAACGCTGCGCAGACGACGCTGGCGGCGATTGCGCAGCTCGCGGGTGCGAAGCTGAAATAG
- a CDS encoding DEAD/DEAH box helicase — MNFEQFSLDPHITAAVKAVGYTTPTPIQRRAIPIVLQGRDVIGLAQTGTGKTAAFVLPILQRLAKGPARQVRALILAPTRELAEQIHDAINSLGRQSKVRSVSIYGGVSKYNQLAALRRGVEIIVACPGRLLDHIDDGNIDLSRIEVLVLDEADRMCDMGFLPDIRRILRHLPAGRQTLFFSATMPSDIRLLADSILKNPVPVQVGAMAPIETVSHALYPVSNELKSKLLLAVLEQTPTGRVLIFTRTKHRAHNLAVNLERNGYRVSALQGNMTQNRRQEAIDGFRNGKYDILVATDIAARGIDVSQISHVINFDMPDTPDAYTHRIGRTGRAHQTGQAFSFTAQADEAMVREIEKVLGARIERRRLPGFDFGNFASASRPGEGGALQACPPLVRRNRRRFRPSITVRRRVARS, encoded by the coding sequence CTGAATTTCGAACAGTTTTCGCTAGATCCGCATATCACCGCCGCCGTCAAGGCGGTGGGCTACACCACACCGACACCCATTCAACGCCGGGCAATTCCCATCGTGCTCCAGGGGCGCGATGTCATAGGTTTGGCACAGACCGGCACCGGCAAGACGGCAGCCTTCGTCCTGCCCATACTGCAACGGCTGGCCAAAGGCCCGGCGCGACAGGTGCGCGCTCTGATTCTCGCCCCTACGCGAGAGCTCGCCGAACAGATCCACGATGCGATTAATAGTCTGGGCAGGCAAAGCAAAGTTCGCAGTGTATCCATCTACGGCGGCGTGAGCAAATACAACCAGCTAGCGGCGCTGCGCCGCGGGGTCGAGATTATCGTCGCTTGTCCCGGCCGCCTGCTCGATCACATCGACGATGGCAATATCGATCTGTCCCGAATTGAGGTGCTGGTGCTGGACGAAGCGGACCGCATGTGCGACATGGGCTTCCTGCCCGACATTCGCCGCATCCTCAGACATCTGCCCGCAGGACGCCAGACGCTCTTCTTTTCCGCAACCATGCCCAGCGACATTCGCCTGCTGGCCGACAGCATCCTCAAGAATCCGGTCCCGGTGCAGGTCGGAGCCATGGCGCCCATCGAGACCGTTTCACACGCGCTCTATCCGGTATCCAATGAGCTCAAATCGAAGCTACTGCTCGCGGTGCTCGAGCAGACGCCTACCGGGCGCGTGCTGATCTTCACACGCACCAAGCACCGGGCGCACAATCTGGCCGTCAACCTTGAGAGGAACGGCTATCGGGTTTCGGCGCTGCAGGGAAACATGACCCAAAACCGGCGCCAGGAAGCGATCGATGGCTTTCGCAACGGCAAGTATGACATACTTGTTGCTACCGACATTGCGGCGCGCGGCATCGACGTCTCGCAGATTTCCCACGTCATCAACTTCGACATGCCCGATACGCCCGACGCCTACACGCACCGTATCGGACGCACGGGTCGCGCCCATCAGACCGGTCAGGCGTTCTCATTCACCGCGCAGGCCGATGAAGCTATGGTGCGTGAGATTGAAAAGGTGCTGGGTGCACGCATTGAACGGCGGCGTTTGCCGGGCTTCGACTTCGGCAACTTCGCATCGGCCAGCCGGCCGGGAGAGGGTGGTGCGCTTCAAGCCTGTCCGCCCCTAGTCCGGAGAAATCGTCGGCGATTTCGGCCCAGCATCACCGTCAGGCGTCGCGTCGCCAGATCCTAA